The sequence GCTCGGCTTCGGGGTCGATCAGCGCAAAAGACGGGGGCGCCAGCGCGAAACTGTCAGCCAGCAGCCTGCCCTGCCCATCGTAGAGCCTGAGGCGCAGGGTCTGTTCGGTGCCGATGCGGGCCAGCAGGACGCGCCGCTGTTCGATTGGGGCACCGTCGAGCGCGTCGGCGGCAATGTCGGCTTCGGCGCGCGCAAGCTTGAAGCGCTCGTCGATCAACTGGGCGCGGTAGCTATCGAGGTAGAAAAAGCCCCCTGCCAGCAGGGCCAGCGCGATCACGTTGACGAACAGGATGCGCGTGGTCAGCGAAACCCCGCGAATGCGCGGCAACCGGCGCAGGCGCACACGCGGCGGTGCCGGCGGTCTTCCGTCAGTCCTCGGCAAAGCTATAGCCCGCGCCGTAGAGCGTCTCGATGGCCCCGAACTGCGAATCGGCGGCACGGAACTTGCGCCGCAGGCGTTTGATATGGCTGTCGATGGTGCGATCGTCGACGAAGACATCGTCATGGTAAGCCGCGTCCATCAACTGGTTGCGCGTCTTGACCACGCCCGGCCGCATGGCAAGCGCTTCAAGAATCAGGAATTCAGTGACCGTCAGCGAGACAGGCCGGTCATCCCAGGTCACCGCGTGGCGAGCCGGATCGATCACCAGCCGCCCGCGCCGGATCGGGTCGGGCAGCGGCTCGCCCGTTTCCTCCTGCTCTTCCGCCTCGCGCCGGACAATATCGCTGCGACGCAGGATCGCCTTGATCCGTGCAACCAGCAGGCGCTGGCTGAAAGGCTTGGCGATATAGTCGTCCGCGCCCATGGAAAGGCCCAGCGCCTCGTCCAGTTCATCGTCCTTGCTGGTGAGGAAAATCAGCGGAAGGTCGCTCTTTTCGCGGAGGCGGCGCAGCAGTTCGAGACCGTCCATCCGCGGCATCTTGATGTCGCACACCGCAAGGTCGGGCGGATTGTCGAGCATCGCTTTGAGCGCAGTGTCCCCATCGTTGTAGAGCCGCGTGGCGAAGCCTTCGGTCTGCAGTGCTATCGAGACAGTAGTCAGAATGTTGCGATCATCGTCCACGAGCGCAATTGTCCGGGGAAGGTCCGAAAGTCCGGTCCGTTCGGCTGCGGTTGCAGGTGGGGTGCTGACCATCCCCGACCGTTACCGGCACGTGCCGCGTCGTGCAACTTTATGCCGGAAAACCCTCCGGAAACCCAAGTTGCATGTCGCGCAACTTGCTGCGCAAAAAACTTCGTTGTCCTGTGCCATTTGACGCAGCAAAGCCCAGACACTATGCGCCATCGGAGAATCAGCGCATTCGTATTCGCAATTACGCGCCGGACAGGGGCTTTTCCCTGATGCGGCGCCGCCACCGGGAGGCTTGAAGTGTCCGTTACCCGCCTGAACGTATCCCTCGCCAGCCAGGGATTCCCCGAGCCGGCAGAGCTTTTCGCAAATCTCGGCACCGCGCCGCTGGTTGAACATGCCGTCCGCAATGGCGAAGGCCTGCTTTCGGTCGATGGCCCGCTGGTTGTCGAAACCGGCAAGCACACCGGCCGCTCGGCCAAGGACAAGTTCATCGTCCGCGATGCCGAGACCGAGAACACCGTGTGGTGGGGCAAGACCAACGTGGCGATGACGCCTGAGCACTTCGCTACGCTCAAGGCCGATTTCATCAAGGCTCTGGGCGAAAAGGACCGGCTCTATGTCGCCGACCTGTTCGGTGGCAGCCAGCCGGAAAACCGCGTCAATGTGCGCGTGATCAACGAATTCGCATGGCACAACCTGTTCATCCGCACGCTTCTGGTGCGCCCGACCACGGACGAACTGGCCTCATTTGCGCCTGAATACACGATCATCGATCTGCCCAGCTTCCGCGCCGATCCCGAGCGTCATGGCTGCCGCAGCGAAACCGTGGTCGCGGTCAACTTCACCGAAAAGCTGATCCTGATCGGCGGCACGGCCTATGCAGGCGAAATGAAGAAGTCGGTGTTCGGCATTCTCAACTACCTGCTCCCGGTCAAGGGCGTGATGCCGATGCACTGCTCGGCCAACATCGGTCCGAACGGTGATACCGCCGTGTTCTTCGGTCTTTCCGGCACCGGAAAGACCACGCTTTCGGCCGACGCTTCGCGCACCCTCATCGGTGACGACGAGCATGGCTGGTCGGACACCGCCGTGTTCAACTTCGAAGGCGGCTGCTACGCCAAGGTCATCCGCCTTTCGGCAGAGGCCGAGCCGGAAATCTTTGCAACGACCAAGCGTTTCGGCACCGTGCTCGAAAACGTCGTGATCGATCCCGTGACCCGCACGATCGACCTGGACGACAACCGCCTTGCCGAAAACAGCCGCGGTTCCTACCCGATCGACTTCATTCCGAACTGCTCGGAGAAGAACCTCGGCCCGGTTCCTGCCAACCTCATCTTCCTCACGGCTGACGCATATGGCGTGCTGCCTCCGATTGCGCGCCTCACGCCCGATCAGGCAATGTATCACTTCCTTTCGGGCTACACCGCGCGCGTTGCCGGCACCGAAATCGGCGTGACCGAGCCGGAAGCGACGTTCTCGACCTGCTTCGGCGCGCCGTTCATGCCGCGCCACCCGTCGATCTACGGCAACCTCCTCAAGGAGCGCATCGCCAAGGGCGGCGTGAAGTGCTGGCTGGTCAACACCGGCTGGTCGGGCGGCAAGGCAACGCAAGAAGGCATCAAGCGCATGCCGATCAAGGCCACCCGCGCCTTGCTCAACGCCGCGCTCGATGGCAGCCTCAACAACGCGACCTTCAAGAAAGACCCCAACTTCGGCTTCGAAGTTCCGGTCGAAGTCGCTGGCGTCGAAACCCGCCTGCTCGATCCGCGCGGCGCGTGGGCCGACGGCGAGGAATACGACAAGACCGCACAGGAACTGGTCCGCAAGTTCGTGGACAACTTCCAGCAGTTTGCCGAACACGTCGACCAGTCGGTCCGCGACGCGGCACCTGTCGCGGCCTGAACCGGCCCTGCCAGACCCAAACGTTTCGAGGCCCCTTCACGGGGCCTCGTTTCGTTTCAGTTCATGCGAAAGACGCGCTGGTCTTGAGCAGGTTGTAAGCCTCGACCACTTCCTGCA is a genomic window of Novosphingobium sp. MMS21-SN21R containing:
- a CDS encoding response regulator transcription factor, with amino-acid sequence MVSTPPATAAERTGLSDLPRTIALVDDDRNILTTVSIALQTEGFATRLYNDGDTALKAMLDNPPDLAVCDIKMPRMDGLELLRRLREKSDLPLIFLTSKDDELDEALGLSMGADDYIAKPFSQRLLVARIKAILRRSDIVRREAEEQEETGEPLPDPIRRGRLVIDPARHAVTWDDRPVSLTVTEFLILEALAMRPGVVKTRNQLMDAAYHDDVFVDDRTIDSHIKRLRRKFRAADSQFGAIETLYGAGYSFAED
- a CDS encoding phosphoenolpyruvate carboxykinase; amino-acid sequence: MNVSLASQGFPEPAELFANLGTAPLVEHAVRNGEGLLSVDGPLVVETGKHTGRSAKDKFIVRDAETENTVWWGKTNVAMTPEHFATLKADFIKALGEKDRLYVADLFGGSQPENRVNVRVINEFAWHNLFIRTLLVRPTTDELASFAPEYTIIDLPSFRADPERHGCRSETVVAVNFTEKLILIGGTAYAGEMKKSVFGILNYLLPVKGVMPMHCSANIGPNGDTAVFFGLSGTGKTTLSADASRTLIGDDEHGWSDTAVFNFEGGCYAKVIRLSAEAEPEIFATTKRFGTVLENVVIDPVTRTIDLDDNRLAENSRGSYPIDFIPNCSEKNLGPVPANLIFLTADAYGVLPPIARLTPDQAMYHFLSGYTARVAGTEIGVTEPEATFSTCFGAPFMPRHPSIYGNLLKERIAKGGVKCWLVNTGWSGGKATQEGIKRMPIKATRALLNAALDGSLNNATFKKDPNFGFEVPVEVAGVETRLLDPRGAWADGEEYDKTAQELVRKFVDNFQQFAEHVDQSVRDAAPVAA